In the genome of Aequorivita sp. H23M31, the window AACGACCATCGTGATTTCCAGCTAGCCAGAAGACAGAATATCCCCCAAAACTAGCACCGATTGCTCCTAAACGATTCTTATCAACATACGGTTCTTTTGAAACGTCGTCTATAGCATCCAGATAATCCTGCATTGCACCCCCGCCCCAATCTCCACTGATCGCTTCGTTCCATTTAACTCCATGACCGGGCATTCCCCTTCTGTTCGGAGCAACAATAATATAGCCTTCTGAGGCCATTAATTGAAAATTCCATCGAAAGGAATAAAATTGAGAAAGAGCCGATTGGGGTCCTCCTTGGGCATAAAGCAAAGTGGGATACTTTTTGTTTTTATCGAAGTTGGGAGGAAGGATTACCCAAACGAGCATTTGCTTGCCATCTTTGGTGGTTACCATTCGCTTTTCGACCTGAGGTAAATCTAATTTTCCATAGAATGCGGTATTTACCTGAGTCAACGTTGAAAATGTTTTATTTTTTAAATCGAAAGAGAAAATTTCCGAAGCGTGATTCATATCGGTCCTGGTCACGATAAGCTTTCCATTGTTTTCGGCTACAATGCCCGTAACGTCAAACTGGCCTCTGGAAAGTTGCTCAACCATTGGTATTTTTCTGGTCTTCCCAGGATGATCCACTTTGAAAATCTGATTAGTCCCATCAACGGGAGCGGTAAAATAAATATCCTTGTTGTTGCTTCCCCAAATAAAACTGTTGACAGTGCCGTCCCATTGCATGGTAAGATTTTGTTTTACGCCATCCTGAAGGACCATAATGTCATTCTTATCGGCTTCGTACCCTTCCGTCTTCATTTGTAACCACGCCAAAGCACCATCTTTTGAAAAAGCTGGATTGGTATCATATCCTTTATTGTCAATGGTAATGTTTTCTGTTTTTTGCGTAGCTAGATTGTACTTGTAGACATCCGTATTTGTGCTTGTGGCATATTCGGTGCCCGCCAGCTTCTTGCTCACATAATAGATGTTTTCGCCCTTTGGGTCCCAAATATAATCTTCATCCCCTCCAAATGGAGCCTGGGGAGTGTAATAGGGCTGTCCTGGAGTAATGTCCGTTTCGGTGCCGGTTTTTATATCTTTGTAAAAAACGTGATTATAGGTGCCATCATTGTATGCATCCCAATGACGGTAGTCTAAACTAGTGAAAACGTACGCATCACTTTTAGGTAAATCTTTATAAATGTCCTTTCCCAAAACATCCTTAACATGAACAGGTTTGTGTATCAGTAGATATTTACCATCGGGAGAGAGGTTTTTATCGGTTACTTTTGCCTCCTCCTTGGTGACTTCCGCGAAATTGCCCCCTTCCACTTTCATAGCGTAATATTTGCTATCAAAGCTATTCTCTTCCATATTTGGAATAGTTACCTTGTAAAATAGCACTTTTCCATCGGGAGAAATACCAACAGGACTAACTCGTTTCACCTGCCACAAAAGCTCGGGAGTCATTGTTTTTTGAGAATACAAAAGACCAACGCAGAGGAAGGCCAGCAAGAAGGATATTTTTTTCATATTAGGTAATTTTTGAGTTCTGCAAAGGTACTTAAAAAAGTTGCAGTTGTCAGTGTTCAGTGTTCAGTGTTCAGGATGCAGTAAACAGTATTCAGAATTCAGTAATTAGTAATCAGTGGTCAGTGTTCAGGAATTTTGGAGGGAGAATTGGGGTGGTTTTCAATGGGGTTGAATTGAGATGGGGATAATGGACGTAGTAATTTTAGTAGTTTAGAATCTGAGACAATTTTCCCCATAGTTCGTTGTCAAAGCCAGAGGGTCCCGGAACACTATTTCCAGCATTATCTCCCATCCGAACTACAATTATTCCTTGGCTGGGAACGATATATAGTTTCTGATCATTTTTTCCCAAAGCAGCAATAAGATCGTCCGGTGCATTTGGAATTAACTTTCCTTGAAATTGCCGGGTTGATTGTGGAAGGTGATAACTTTCCTTTCCGTTTAACCACCACAAAAAACCGTAGGCTTTATTTAGTTCTTGTGAAGATTCAGTCATTTTTTGAAAATAATTTTTGTTCAATAATTGCGTTCCGTTCCATTTGCCACGGTTTAAATTCAATATTCCAAAACGGGCCATGGAACGGGCATTGCTGAAGAATATCCGATTATAACCAAATTGAAGCCAAGTACCGGACATCCCGATTGGGTTTTTTAATTTTGAATCAAAATACGAATCAAAACCCTCAGGAATTGCACGGTCCAAAACTCGTTGAAGTAGGCTGTAAAATGCGTTGTGATAAAACCAAAAGGTGTCTGGTTCGTTCAAATACTTCAAACATTCGGGATCTGTACAAGTAGTATCTGGAACCGTATAATCACCGCCAGAAGTCATGGTAAGTTGATTTTTTATCGCAATTGCTCTCTCTTGCTCCGGCGTCATAACCGTCCACCCTTCACCTAAATATTCTGATGTGGAATCATTAATATTTAGGTAACCATTCTGTTCGGCAATTCCCACCACAACGCTTGTAAGTGTTTTTCCTGCGGAATTCCAAGCGTGTGGACTTGCTAAACTGAAATCATTAAAATAATACTCTACCACGATTCTGCCATTCTTCAAAATAATGAAAGCATCCGTATTTTTTTCATTTAAATAATTTTTAAGTTCTGGTAAAAGTGCTGTATTCCAGTTTAAGGATTCTGGGGTAATCGTTTCCCATACTTCGGAATCAATGGGTGGAAAATATGGGGTTTGAGAGTTGTCAGTGATGGGTTCATCAGATTGGGAGCAACCGGAACTAATAATCAACAGGATGAAAAGGAGCGAAATAAAACGTTTCATAAATTGAAGTTTTAGCTTTGACCATTCATAATAGATTTAGTTTAAAATGGTTGTATCTTTGCACGCTCTTAAAAATTATGAATTATGAATTCAGAATTCAGAGAAGCCAAGATTAAAGTTAAATTAAAAATTCATAATTCATAATTCTGAATTCATAATTAGAAAAAATGCGTACCAAAACACTAAAAAAGAATAAGATAAATGTAGTAACCCTTGGTTGTTCCAAGAATGTGTATGATAGTGAGGTGCTGATGGGCCAGCTTCGTGCAAGCAATAAAGAAGTGGTTCACGAAGAAGAAGGAAATATTGTGGTGATAAATACCTGTGGTTTTATCAATAATGCCAAAGAGGAGAGCATCAACACTATTTTAGAATATGTTAAAAAAAAGGAAGACGGTTTAGTTGATAAAGTTTTTGTGACGGGCTGTCTTTCTGAAAGATATAAACCAGATCTTCAAAAGGAAATCCCTAATGTGGATGAATATTTTGGAACAACTGAACTTCCAGGATTGTTGAAAGCTTTGGGAGCAGATTATAAACACGAATTAATTGGGGAACGTGTAACCACAACTCCGAAAAATTATGCATATTTTAAAATTGCTGAAGGTTGCGACCGACCTTGTTCTTTTTGTGCTATTCCGATTATGAGAGGAAAACATAGAAGTACCCCAATGGAAGATTTGGTTATCGAGGCCGAAAAACTTGCTGCAAAAGGTGTGAAGGAATTAATATTAATCGCTCAAGATCTAACTTATTACGGTCTGGATATTTACAAGGAGCGTGCATTGGCAAGATTGCTTCGCAAGCTCGCAATGGTTGAAGGTATTGAATGGATCCGATTGCATTATGCTTTTCCAACAGGTTTCCCAATGGACGTTCTGGAAGTAATGCGCAACGAGCCCAAAATATGTAATTACCTTGATATTCCATTGCAACACATTTCAGATTCCATTTTAAAATCAATGCGCCGAGGAACAACTATGGCGAAAACAACTAAATTATTGAAGGAATTCCGCGCAGCTGTACCTGGAATGGCAATACGAACTACGTTAATTGTAGGCTATCCTGGGGAAACCGAAGAAAATTTCGCTGAACTAAAACAATGGGTAAGGGAAATGCGATTTGAGCGTTTAGGATGTTTTACCTATTCCCACGAAGAAAATACCCACGCCTACAATTTGGAAGACGATGTGCCGGAAGATGTGAAAATGGACCGAGCCAATGAGATTATGGAAATCCAATCACAGATTTCGTGGGAATTGAACCAACAGAAAATAGGTAAGGAATTCAGAGTTGTTATCGACAGAAAAGAAGGCGGCTATTTTGTAGGAAGAACAGAATTCGACAGCCCTGATGTTGATAATGAGGTTTTGATAAATGCCTCGGATGATTATTTGCGTACCGGGGAATTCTTCAATGTAAAAATAACTGCTGCCGAAGACTTCGATTTATACGCAGAGGTAGTTTAATTACCATTCTGAACCGATGTCGAAGATTTGTTCAGTTGTCACCCTGAGCATTTTGAGGGAGTGAGTAGTTATTAAATGGAGTTTCTGAGTAGTTATTACACGGAGTTTCACAGAGAATCGCGGAGTTTCACGGAGAATCCCAATAAAAATAAAAGGGTTGGACTTTTAAAAGCCCAACCCTCTATATTTTAAAACATTCTGAATTATAATCTCAATTCTCCTCTGCGGATCTCTGTGCCTCCTCTAAGTCACTCCGCGAAATAGCTAAACCTGGCTAATTCTAAAAATCAATAAAATTTTTCAGAAACTGAGAGTTAAATTCCTTTAAGCCATTCTTGATATTTTTCACCTAAAACTGGAACTGGTTTTCTTTCTCCATTTATAGCGCTTATAAGACCCATCACCCAAAGAACGATAAGCAAAAGACCTCCCAGCATACTTATAAGCCAGCCAATAAACGGAATATAGCTTAATATGCTAAGGGCGATTCCCGTTAATCCTAGGCCTAATGATTGGCGAATGTGGTATGAAGCGAATGAATTTTTCTTTTCATTGTTCATTACAAAAGCGACTATTAGTCCTATTATCGTGATATATGCAATAATTGCAATTGTTTTTCCTTCTTCCACAAGAGTTGTTGTTACTGGCTCTTTATCAAAATGTGTAATTGGTTCTTCTTCCATGATCTTATTATTTTGGTTATTAAATTCCTAACAATTTGGTTAAGAAAATATACGATTTTTTTTGGAAGTAGGTATTATTTTTATAACTGCAAAATGAGTTATAGACAGAAAAATAAAATTACAAAATGATGATTATGAAATCTCTGGATTCCATTCCGCTTTAAATATTCATTTATAATGCGGACCTACATCAATTGTTTTCAATAAATAGAAAGGGAAATACCGTTAAACATATTTTGAATGATTAACAAAATTATGGTTAGTTAGCGTTTGTGGCATTTCCCTGTTTAAATTTTCTATTATAATCCCACTATATTATTTTTGAAAGAACCCGACACTTGGGCCGTTTGTTCTTCTCCATTACTGTCGGTATAGTAGAAAATCCCCTGAAAGTCGATATCCGCAGCTATTAAGGCACCAGAGCCGTCGGGGGCATTAATCTTTTTCCTTATATTAACCTTTGCGTTACCCGATTTTGAAGTATAGCCTCTATTGCCTAGAGCACTTATCAATATCCCGATAGAAGAATCACCATTCTCGCCAAGTGAAATGTTGTTTTCCTGACCATCGCGGTATTCAAACCCCCCGCTTATGATTATTTCATCGGTATTTAGGACAAATCCCACTAAGTTTTTTCCATCTTCCTTTGCATAAGTAGCAAGCGCAAAACCATTTTCGTCCTCGCTGTCTACCGTGCCGGAATATCGCTGACCATCAATAGTAATGTCATAACTTCCCAATAAACCTGAGCCCTGATCTCCTCCCGGGCCATTGTCGTCATCACTTTTGCTGCATCCCGCTATTATAGTTATAAATGCGATCAAACTAACGTAAATTGACTTCTTAAAATTTTTCATTTTTCTTTTTTTTATTAAGTTATTGATTTGGATTAAAATTAAAGTTATAGATAGATCATCTTGAATTCTAGAATTTTTACAATACGATTTTAATGTAATTGGTTTTAAAAAGTTTTCCGTTCACTTTCTATTGTATTGAATTGAATTAAATAGATGGGGAAGAAATTTTTATAATTGCTAATGTTTGGTTGTGGTCTTAATACATTTACATTTCGCTTATTCCACGGACAAACTTATTATATAGAATAGTTGTTCACAATATGTACTTAGTATTTGGTAGTTATGAATTAGAATTCGGTTATATCACGTGAAAACCCTGTGGCAGGCAGCGAGATTTTCACTCGTAAACCTTGATTTAGCGTAGAATTTAATAGAGTTGAGAGATATAGGGCAAGCCATAAAGCTGAAGAAAAATAATTCTTTGATTATAGCTGGAACCAGGAATTTAAGGTAAAATCTCCCGTTAAGATTTAGCTGAATTTATTCCCGAATTTGGGATTCCTTTTCACTTAAAGTGAAGCATAGTCTCTAAAATCTCGTTGATTTGTTTGGATCGTTGTCGAGAGACTGGAATTTCGGTATCGTCTTGCATTATTAAACTTCCACCATCTTGTTTTAGGATTCCTTTTACATATTGGGGATTTATCAAATGCGATTGATGAACTCTCAGAAATCCATGGTCTCCCAGGAGTTCTTCAATATCTTTTAGAGTTCTACTTATCAATACCTTATTGCCATCCTTGCAATATACATTTGTATAATTACTGTCGGACTGGCAGCGCAATATATTCTCAATTTCCACAATTTGATAGCCCACTCCCGTAGGCAAAGCCATTTTTGTGCATTCTTCCTTTGAGCCAGATAAACGATCTTGTAATAATTGCCATTGTTGTGTAGAAGTTTTCTTTCTTCTTTTTTCCCAGTTCGATAGTGCTTTTACAATACTTTTCTCGGTTATTGGTTTCAGAAGATAGTTAATGGCGCTATAACGAAAAGCTTTAATAGCATATTGGTCATACGCCGTGGTGAAAATAACATCGAAATCAATGGGAAGTAAGTTATCCAATAACATAAAACCATTTAAATTGGGCATTTCTATATCCAAGAATAATAGGTCTGGCGGATTATTTTTTATGAATTCCAAGCCTAATAGCGGATTGGTGAATATTCCCGTAATGGTATAGTCGGAATCGATTTTCTCGATTAAATTCTTTAGCACATCAATGCAATGGGATTCATCGTCGATTATAATTACTTTTATCATAACAAACTATTGATAGGTTAAATTAATTCTTGTTCCGGCAGCGTGCCCATTTTCCTCTAGGTCGATAATGTTTATACGGATATTCTGGTCGCTGCGATGATTAAATAGTGTCAATCGATCTTTCACTAAATTAGTGCCAATTGAATTGTGCAATTTCATCTTTTTCGCACTTTCTTTCCGTCCTATTCCATTGTCTTCTATGGTTATCTGTAGATTTTTCTTCAGGTCAAATATAATTTTTAATTTTTTTTCCTGTTTTAAACTGGGATAGAGTCCATGCCAAATGGCATTTTCTACTAGGGGCTGTAACAATAATGGGGGAATAAAATATTGGGAAAGTTCTTCTCGAGATTCCACCTGTATGGTATATTCAAATTCACTGCCCATTCTATTCTTTTCAAGAGAAAGATACAATTCTAAAATTTCCAATTCCTCTTCAACTGTTATTTTTTTGTGGTGACTATTTTGAAGAATTCCTCTTAAAAGGCTTGAAAAATCGTCCAGATAATTTACGGCGTCTTCATTTCGCGAGGTCATAATAGTATATTTTATGGCGTTGAGACTATTAAATATAAAATGTGGATTCATTTGATAGCGTAGCGAGACCATTTCTGTTTCACGCAAACGCTGTGTAAAATCGTCCTTTATTTTTTGTTCCTTTTCCTTTTCAAGTTTCGAATACAGTTGAACCAGTTCCGCTGTTTTTTCATTCACCTTTCTATCCAAATCCTCGTTCATTTTTATATGTAGTTGATCATTTCGTTGAAGCTGTGCAATCAATTCTGAAGCGGCTTTCTCTTTTTCTTTTCGGAGAATAGCAAAATTCTTGCTCAATGCCAATGAAAAGCAATATACTTCCAGTAAAAGACCAATCTGAAAAATTACATTGGGTGCCTCCCTGAAATTAAGTAAATGTCCAAGTCTATTATCCATCCCAAAGTAGCCTAGATAGGAGGCCAAAAGAGCCCCAATAAAAAAAAAGGTCTGACCTATTATAAAATAGGGTAATAGAGGGTGTTTAACCTTATAGATAATCCAAAATATCAGTAGAAGATTAATAGGTAATACTATG includes:
- a CDS encoding DUF4870 domain-containing protein, which codes for MEEEPITHFDKEPVTTTLVEEGKTIAIIAYITIIGLIVAFVMNNEKKNSFASYHIRQSLGLGLTGIALSILSYIPFIGWLISMLGGLLLIVLWVMGLISAINGERKPVPVLGEKYQEWLKGI
- a CDS encoding histidine kinase, which translates into the protein MKNQIKEIIHPEEVKAIGFMYFYNISLLTILIFAIVIGFQLRDKLYYYYIGYLVFLLLYGFILLQRTAKPFWNSLYFPSQLAQDLFEPIQFVFIGFYIFFISKLLDVKKYDKLLDRALYILGLAVFIYAISRFIINYFEFALEIRNILFAVVRAIVLPINLLLIFWIIYKVKHPLLPYFIIGQTFFFIGALLASYLGYFGMDNRLGHLLNFREAPNVIFQIGLLLEVYCFSLALSKNFAILRKEKEKAASELIAQLQRNDQLHIKMNEDLDRKVNEKTAELVQLYSKLEKEKEQKIKDDFTQRLRETEMVSLRYQMNPHFIFNSLNAIKYTIMTSRNEDAVNYLDDFSSLLRGILQNSHHKKITVEEELEILELYLSLEKNRMGSEFEYTIQVESREELSQYFIPPLLLQPLVENAIWHGLYPSLKQEKKLKIIFDLKKNLQITIEDNGIGRKESAKKMKLHNSIGTNLVKDRLTLFNHRSDQNIRINIIDLEENGHAAGTRINLTYQ
- a CDS encoding S9 family peptidase, with the translated sequence MKKISFLLAFLCVGLLYSQKTMTPELLWQVKRVSPVGISPDGKVLFYKVTIPNMEENSFDSKYYAMKVEGGNFAEVTKEEAKVTDKNLSPDGKYLLIHKPVHVKDVLGKDIYKDLPKSDAYVFTSLDYRHWDAYNDGTYNHVFYKDIKTGTETDITPGQPYYTPQAPFGGDEDYIWDPKGENIYYVSKKLAGTEYATSTNTDVYKYNLATQKTENITIDNKGYDTNPAFSKDGALAWLQMKTEGYEADKNDIMVLQDGVKQNLTMQWDGTVNSFIWGSNNKDIYFTAPVDGTNQIFKVDHPGKTRKIPMVEQLSRGQFDVTGIVAENNGKLIVTRTDMNHASEIFSFDLKNKTFSTLTQVNTAFYGKLDLPQVEKRMVTTKDGKQMLVWVILPPNFDKNKKYPTLLYAQGGPQSALSQFYSFRWNFQLMASEGYIIVAPNRRGMPGHGVKWNEAISGDWGGGAMQDYLDAIDDVSKEPYVDKNRLGAIGASFGGYSVFWLAGNHDGRFKTFIAHDGVFDTRSMYGTTEELFFVNHDMGGAYWEKDNAIAQKSFNEFNPINYVDKWDTPIMIVQGGIDFRVPIEQGLEAFQAAQLRGIKSKLLFFPEENHWVLKPQNALVWQRQFYDWLKETLK
- a CDS encoding LytR/AlgR family response regulator transcription factor, whose amino-acid sequence is MIKVIIIDDESHCIDVLKNLIEKIDSDYTITGIFTNPLLGLEFIKNNPPDLLFLDIEMPNLNGFMLLDNLLPIDFDVIFTTAYDQYAIKAFRYSAINYLLKPITEKSIVKALSNWEKRRKKTSTQQWQLLQDRLSGSKEECTKMALPTGVGYQIVEIENILRCQSDSNYTNVYCKDGNKVLISRTLKDIEELLGDHGFLRVHQSHLINPQYVKGILKQDGGSLIMQDDTEIPVSRQRSKQINEILETMLHFK
- the rimO gene encoding 30S ribosomal protein S12 methylthiotransferase RimO, which translates into the protein MRTKTLKKNKINVVTLGCSKNVYDSEVLMGQLRASNKEVVHEEEGNIVVINTCGFINNAKEESINTILEYVKKKEDGLVDKVFVTGCLSERYKPDLQKEIPNVDEYFGTTELPGLLKALGADYKHELIGERVTTTPKNYAYFKIAEGCDRPCSFCAIPIMRGKHRSTPMEDLVIEAEKLAAKGVKELILIAQDLTYYGLDIYKERALARLLRKLAMVEGIEWIRLHYAFPTGFPMDVLEVMRNEPKICNYLDIPLQHISDSILKSMRRGTTMAKTTKLLKEFRAAVPGMAIRTTLIVGYPGETEENFAELKQWVREMRFERLGCFTYSHEENTHAYNLEDDVPEDVKMDRANEIMEIQSQISWELNQQKIGKEFRVVIDRKEGGYFVGRTEFDSPDVDNEVLINASDDYLRTGEFFNVKITAAEDFDLYAEVV
- a CDS encoding serine hydrolase domain-containing protein; this encodes MKRFISLLFILLIISSGCSQSDEPITDNSQTPYFPPIDSEVWETITPESLNWNTALLPELKNYLNEKNTDAFIILKNGRIVVEYYFNDFSLASPHAWNSAGKTLTSVVVGIAEQNGYLNINDSTSEYLGEGWTVMTPEQERAIAIKNQLTMTSGGDYTVPDTTCTDPECLKYLNEPDTFWFYHNAFYSLLQRVLDRAIPEGFDSYFDSKLKNPIGMSGTWLQFGYNRIFFSNARSMARFGILNLNRGKWNGTQLLNKNYFQKMTESSQELNKAYGFLWWLNGKESYHLPQSTRQFQGKLIPNAPDDLIAALGKNDQKLYIVPSQGIIVVRMGDNAGNSVPGPSGFDNELWGKLSQILNY